GCAGACGACGCGATCCGAAAAAAAACATCTACAAAAAACCCGGCCGAAGCCGGGTTTTGGGTCAATCGATCACTGCATCCACGGTGGCGGCGGCTCTTCGGCCTTGCTCGGTGGCGCATCGTCCGCAGCGCGGATCGCTTGCTTGCGCTCTTCATCGAGGCGGGCCGCCTCGATCTCGCGCATGATCCCGCCGACGTCCGCCAGCTCTTCCGGCTCGTCGAACTCGCCGGTCAACACACTGGCCGGGTGCAAAGTGCCGGCTTCATACAACGCCCACATTTCCTTGGCGTACTTGGTGCGTTTCAACTCCGGTGCAAAACGACCGAAGTAAGACGCCATGTTGCCCACGTCCCGCTCCAGCATGTTGAACGCGTGGTTGTTGCCCGCCGCATCCACCGCTTGCGGCAGGTCGATGATGACCGGGCCGGTCGGCGTCAGCAGTACGTTGAACTCGGACAGGTCACCGTGCACCAGACCGGTACACAGCATCAGCACGATCTGCGAAATCAGAAACGCGTGATATTCGCGCGCCTGATCCGGCTCCAGCACCACATCATTCAGACGCGGCGCGGCATCGCCGTACTCGTCGGCCACCAGCTCCATCAGCAGCACGCCTTCGAGGAAGTCGTACGGCTTGGGTACCCGCACACCGGCGCCGGCCAAGCGGAACAACGCCGCCACTTCGGCATTCTGCCAGGCATCCTCGGTTTCTTTCTTGCCGAACTTGGATCCCTTGGCCATCGCTCGAGCCTGCCGGCTGTTGCGCACCTTACGGCCTTCCTGATACTCGGCCGCCTGACGAAAACTGCGTTTATTCGCCTCCTTGTAGACCTTGGCACAACGCAGCTCGTTGCCGCAGCGCACCACATAAACAGCTGCTTCTTTACCACTCATGAGTGGGCGCAGCACCTCGTCGACCAGACCGTCCTCGATCAGGGGTTCAATGCGTTTTGGAGTCTTCATCAGCTTTTATTGTGGGTCCTTTATTACCAAACACGCGAAAGTCATTCGTTATACGGCAATCCTCTCATTCGCGGGAGGGGTTGCCGACCTATGAACATTGCGGATGCACACAATGTGCCGGATTAATCAGGCAAAACCCATCGACCGCTCAGGATCATAGCTGAGCCTGCACCACTTGTTGACGAAGGGATGCGAGGGTATTTGCGACAGAATCTGACACGTCGATCTACCCTTCGCCGGATTTCTCTCAACAGACCTCAATTTCCTCGCTCATCAGCCGAAGGCATTAGAGGGAACAGAAATTGTCCGACGATCGTAAACGTTTACAGCTGCCAATAATCCGCGAGTCATCTGCACTGCGTGGGCCTACAAGAAAAAACTGGAGCGCGGATGAACATCAAACAGAAGTTGACCTGGGCGTTTGCAATCATCGCCTGCTTGCCCGTGGTGCTGGTCGCCACCCTCGTGGTGCTGAACTTGCGCAGCGATGCCAAGGATAATTTTGTCGACGGCAGCGGCCGCGAGATTCGTCAGGTCAGCAATGCCATGCAGCTGTTCTTTGACGGCATCAGCCAGAACGTCGATTACCTGGCCACCCAACCGCTGATCAAGAACTCCGACGACAGCCTCAAAACCTACATGAGCGCCAACGCCGAGAGCATTCCCCAAGGCGAGTCGGACAAAAAAATCTTCGCCCTCCTCCAGGACCTGGGCAACAGCCACCCGGCCTATGCTTATGCCATCCTTGGCACCGCAGCGGGTGGTTACGTGTCCTGGCCGGACGATGCGAAGCTGAGCAATTACGACCCGCGCCAGCGCCCTTGGTATAAAGCCGCGCAGGCCAAACCCGGCAAGCCATTTCGCACCGAAGCCTATTACTGGGCTCAGGATGACGCGACTTACGTCAGCACCGTGCGCACCATCGATAACAAACTGGGCAGCAATGGCGGCGTGGTCAGCATCGACGTGACGCTCAAGCAACTCACCGAAATCGTCAAACAGATCAAACTCGGCGAAACCGGCTACCTGATGCTGGTGGAAAACACCGGCACAGTACTGGTCGATCCGAAGCAACCAGCACACAACTTCAAAGCCCTCAACAGTCTCGGCGACGGTTACGCGCAACTGGCCAAGGCCGGCAAAGGGCTGGTGGAAGTCGAGCTCAATGGCGAGCGCTACATGGCCAACGTCTGGCCGTCGGAACAACTGGGCTGGACCTTTATCGGCCTGATCAAGCAAACCGACGTGATGAGTTCGGCCACTCAACTGACCTGGCTGATCGCGATCATCGCGGCGGTACTGGCGGTGTTCTTTGCCATCGTCGGCGCCAGTTTCGCCAGCCTGATCGTGCGGCCGATCCGCAGCGTGGCCAGCGGTCTGGAAGGCATCGCCCAGGGCGAAGGCGACCTGACCAAGAACCTGCACATCCGTGGCAGCGACGAAACCGCGCAACTGGCCAACTGGTTCAACCAGTTTCTGGCGGCGATTCGCAACCTGATTCAAAGCATCGGCGGCGCGGCGACCAAGATCCTCGCCACCTCCCAGAGCTCGACCCAGGTGTCCAGCGACATGGCCGAAGCTGCCGGGCGTCAGCGTGAAGCGGTGGACATGGTGTCCACGGCGTTCCACGAAATGGTCGCCACCGCCAACGAAGTCGCGCGTTCCTGCAGCCAGGCCGCCGAGTCGGCGGACAGCGGCCAGCGCCAGGCGCGCGAAGGTCAGCAACAGATCGATGCCGCAGTGAGCAGTGTTGATCGCTTGAGCCAGGAAATCGAACAATCGGCGCAATCGATGCAACAGCTTGAGCGCGATAGCAACGACATTCAGTCGATCCTTGGGACCATTCGCTCGATCGCCGAACAAACCAACCTGCTGGCGCTGAACGCGGCCATCGAAGCGGCCCGGGCGGGTGAACAGGGTCGTGGTTTTGCGGTAGTGGCGGATGAAGTTCGCGCCCTGGCCAAACGGACTGCCGACTCCACGGCAGAAATCGACGGGCTGCTGGGCAACCTGGCCAAGCGCACCAGTCAAGTGACGCAGCAGATGCATGCGAGCCTGGAAGTGTCTCAGCAATCGGTGACCCGTATCGGCGAAGCGCGCAGCAGCTTCGGGCAGATTCGTGAATCGGTGGATGTGATTCGCGACATGAACACTCAGATCGCTACGGCGGCTGAGGAACAGCATCAAGTGGCCGAAGACATCAATCGCCACATCAGCCAGATTCATGGCGACGCGCAGTTGGTGGCGGAACTGGCAAACTCGGCGCGCCTGGATTCTCAGAGCCTGGCGGGGTTGTCGAATGAGCTGGATGGGTTGGTTCGGCGGTTCAGAACCTGACCGGATACGGGTGGCCGCTACGCGGCCAATCGCGGGCAAGCCCGCTCCCACAGGGTTTGTGTTGTCCTTGTGGGAGCGGGCTTGCCCGCGAAGGCGTCATTACTGCCTAAACAATTCCCCCGGGGTAAACCCGAACAATCCCTTGAACGCCACAATAAACGCCGACGTCGAGTCATACCCGCAAGACAGCGCGGCATGGGTCACGCTGTTCCCCTCCTCCAGCAAACTCAATGACGACAGCAGCCGCATGCGCTGCCGCCAGCTGCGGAAGCTCAAGCCGGTTTCACGCTGGAACAAGCGCATCAGGGTTTTCTGCGACGTGCCCAAACGCTCGGCCCATTCCTGCAAGGTCGCATTGCGCTCCGGGCTATCGATCAGCTCGTTGCACAAGCCCAACAAACGTTCATGCCGGGGCAACGGCAGGGAAAACCCCACCTCCGGCAGACTCGCCAATTGATCCAGCAACACGCCCACCAATCGCGCCTCCTGGCTGTCGCCCTGTGGATATTCCACGGGAAGCAGGCAAAAACGCTTGATCAGCTCCCGGGCCAATGGCGTGACTTCCAGAACCCGGCAACGCCCGTCCGCCCATTGGCAGTCCTCGCGGCGCACGTACAGGCTGCGCATCTCGGCACGCATTGAGGTCACGACCTGATGCTCGAGATCCGCCGGAATCCAGATGCCCCACTGCGGCGGCGCAAAGAAACTGCCCTCGGCGGTATGCACACCGAGAACGCCGCTAATGGCGTAGGAAAACTGCACCCAATCGTGACGATGCGGCGGCGTCCACGAACCGGCATTCAGACTTTCCGCGCGCGCATACAACGGTCGCGGCAACACCGTGAGCGTAGGAATGATTCGTTCGAGGGAAAGTTGTCCGTTAGTCGGCATTGATTGGCCTTATGTCGCAAGACGGCTGGTAGAGCCGACGTTAGGCTAAGTCATCAATTCTTACAAACGTATTCGGTGCCGGTCATGCATGCCTTCAAACACCTCAAACGCGTGGTCACCGACTGGTTTTTGTGCGGCATGCTGCTCGCCACGCTGCTGGCGTATTTTTTCCCGACCTTCGGCGCCACCGGCGGCGGGATGCACGCGGAGTACGTGATCAACATCGGCGTGTTTCTGGTGTTCTTCCTCCATGGGGTCAACCTCTCCAGCGAGCAGATCCGCCATGGGCTGAAAAACTGGAAGCTGCATGTGATGGTTCAAACTTTCACCTTTGCGGTGTTTCCGCTGATCTGGCTGCTGAGCGACAAGCTGCTGGGTTCGCACATCCCCTCACTGCTGATGCTCGGTTTCCTCTACCTCTGCGCCCTGCCCTCGACCATTTCCTCGTCCGTGGCCCTGACCGGCAGCGCGGGCGGCAACGTACCGGCAGCGATTCTCAACGCGAGCCTGTCCAGCGTGCTGGGGATTTTTCTGACACCGTTGCTGGTGAGTTTCGTGGTCGGTAGCGGCGCGGGGGGGATCGATCTGGGCTCAACCTTGCTCGACTTGTGCGCCATGCTGCTGTTGCCGCTGGTGCTTGGGCAATTGCTGCGGCCGTTCCTGGGCAAGTTTTTCGCTCGGCACAAGCGCTACACCAACATCGCCGACAAACTGGTGATTCTGCTGCTGGTGTACTCGGCGTTCTGCAACTCGATGGTGTCGGGGATGTGGCAGCAACAGGGCAACGGCGTGATTCTGACTGCGCTGATGGGCAGTACGATTTTGCTGGCAATCATCCTGTGGATGACCACCCGCACCGCTCGCGCGCTGAAGTTCAGCCCTGCCGATGAGATTGCCGCGGTGTTCTGCGCCAGCAAAAAATCCCTGGCGGCCGGCGCACCGATGGCGGCGCTGATCTTCGGTGCCAACCCCGGCCTTGGCCTGATTCTGCTGCCGATCATGATCTATCACCCGTTGCAGTTGATCGTCTGCTCGGTGATGGCCGAGGGTTACGCCAACCGCAACCGGGAACTGGCCGCGCAGCAACGCGCGGCAGTGCTCAACCCTCAATAATCAGGGCATCAATAATCAGGCCCTCAGTAATCAGCGCTCGATAATCGCCGTCACGCCCTGACCGCCAGCGGCGCAGATCGAGATCAACCCTCGGCCCTTGCCCGCCGCGTCCAGCAGTTTCGCCAGGTTGGCGACGATGCGCGCACCGGTGGCGGCAAACGGATGCCCGGCGGCCAGTGAGCTGCCTTTGACATTGAGCCGGCTGCGGTCGATGGAGCCCAGCGGCGCCTCGAGACCGAGACGGGTTTTGCAGAACTCCGGATCTTCCCAGGCCTTGAGTGTGCAGAGCACCTGAGCGGCGAATGCTTCGTGGATTTCGTAGTAATCGAAATCCTGCAAGGTCAGGCCGTTACGCGCCAGCAAACGCGGCACGGCATAAGCCGGCGCCATGAGCAGCCCTTCTGCGCCGTTGACGAAATCCACCGCCGCCGCTTCGCCGTCACGCCAATAGGCGAGGATCGGCAAGCCGCGCTCTCTCGCCCATTCCTCACTGCCCAGCAGCACCACCGACGCCCCATCGGTGAGTGGCGTGGAGTTGCCCGCGGTCAGGGTGCCCTTGGCGCTTTTCTCGAAGGCCGGTTTCAGTGAGGCGAGTTTTTCCAGGGTCAGATCCGGGCGCAGGTTGTTGTCCCGGGTGAGGCCGAGGAACGGCGTCATCAAGTCGTTGTGCCAACCTTCGGCGTAGGACGCGGCCAGTTTCTGATGGCTTTCCTGGGTCAGCTGATCCTGCTCATCGCGCGGGATGCTCCAGGTCTGAGCCATCATTTCACAGTGTTGGCCCATCGACAGGCCGGTACGCGGCTCGCCGATGCTTGGGAAGTCGGGCATCAAGTGGCGGGGACGCAGTTGCAGGAAGGTTTTCAGTTTGTCGGCGGTGCTTCGGGCGCGGTTGGCTTGCAAGAGGATCTTGCGCAGGCTTTCGTTGACACCGATCGGCACGTCCGAGGCTGTGTCGACACCGCCGGCAATGCCACATTCGATCTGACCCAGGGCAATTTTGTTCGCCACCAACAACGTCGCCTCCAGCCCCGTGCCGCAGGCTTGCTGGACGTCATAGGCCGGCGTCGTCGGCGACAACCGCGAGCCCAGCACGCATTCGCGGGTCAGGCCGTAATCGCGCAAATACTTGAGCAGCGCACCCGCCGCCACTTCACCCATGCGCACACCATGCAGGTTATAGCGCTCGATCAGGCCTTCCAGTGCTGCGGTGAACATCGCCTGGTTACTGGCAGTGGCGTACGGCCCGTTGGACCGGGCAAAGGGAATACGGTTACCACCGATAATCGCGACGCGGCGCAGCTGAGTCATGAAAAAGCTCCTTTTAATCAACTATGAACACCAAACCCACAGGGGGGCTGCATTTCCTGAAAGTCCTGCTAAACCCAATCTCAAACTAACCTGCAATGATCAAGCGTAGGCCGTATCTCGTGGGTCGAACGACTAATTGCCGTTCATGGTCCACACTTTTAATCCCAGTTGCTGGAGCATGATCCATGTCTGACCGCTATATCGACTTCGCCAATTCGTCCATCGGCCATCGTGTGGTCGGTGCCCTGGGTCTGCCGTCGCCGGTACGACTGGAACGCTGGCAAGCAGGCCGGCTGCGGCCAATCGAGGGGGCGTTGTTGATTGGCGGCGGCCCGCTGACAGAAAAAGTGGGCAGCCTCGCCAACCGCCTGACCGACACGATTTACAGCTACGGCACCGATCCGACCCTGGCCACCGCGTGGATTCCCGGCCACGGTCAGAAACTCAAAGCCGTGGTGTACGACGCCAGTGACCTGGTGCAGGTCGATCAGCTGAAACAGCTGCGCGAGTTCTTCCAGCCGCTGATGAAAAACCTCGATCACCATGCACATCTGGTGATTCTTGGCCGAGCGCCAGAGACCTTGAGCGATCCCTTCGCCGCCAGCGCCCAACGCGCCCTTGAAGGGTTCAGCCGTTCGTTGGCCAAGGAACTGCGCAGCGGCGGTACTTTGCAGCTGATCTATGTCGGCGAAGGTGCCGAAGATCAACTGGAAGGCCCATTGCGGTTTTTCCTCTCGCCCAAAAGCGCGTTCATTTCCGGGCAAGTCATTCGCTTGAAGGCGTGTGAGGCGCAGGTGATGGACTGGAGTCGTCCCTTGTCGGGACGCAAGGCACTTGTGACGGGCGCGGCTCGCGGCATCGGCGCTTCGATCGCTGAAACCCTGGCCCGCGACGGCGCCGAGGTGATTTTGCTCGACGTGCCACCGGCCAAGAGCGATCTAGAAGCCTTGGCCGCACGCCTCGGCGGGCGCGGCATCACCCTGGATATCTGCGCCGAAGACGCCGCCGCACAATTGATCGAGCACTTGCCCGATGGCATCGACATCGTGGTCCACAACGCGGGCATCACCCGCGACAAAACCCTGGCCAACATGACCCCGGAATTCTGGGACGCGGTGTTGGCGGTCAACCTCAACGCGCCGCAAGTGCTCACCAAGGCTTTGCTCGACAGCGGCACCTTGCGCGACAACGGCCGAGTGATTCTGCTGGCGTCCATCAGCGGCATCGCCGGCAATCGCGGGCAAACCAACTACGCGGCGAGCAAGGCCGGGTTGATCGGCCTGGCCCAAGCCTGGGCGCCGCTGCTGAGTGAGCGCGGCATCAGCATCAACGCCGTAGCGCCAGGGTTCATCGAAACCCAAATGACCGCGCACCTGCCCTTCGGCGTGCGCGAAGCTGGGCGACGCTTGAGTTCGTTGGGCCAGGGCGGCCTGCCACAAGACGTCGCCGAAGCCGTGGCCTGGCTGGCACAACCGGGCACTGGAGCATTTACCGGGCAAGCATTGCGCATTTGTGGGCAAAGCGTTTTGGGAGCCTGACCATGACCACCAACTGGCAAACACTCCATAGCGAACCGGGCCTGCAAACGCTGTATGTGAAGGCGGCAATGCGACGAAAAATCACCGGCACCACCCTGCCTGACCTGGGTTATCACTGCTGGGTCAATGTCGATCCGAAACGCCTGGAAGCTTATCGCAAGGTGTGTGGCTTCGCCGACAACGGGCTGCTACCACCGACGTATCCACACATCCTGGCGTTTGCCTTGCAGATGCAATTGCTCACGGCCAAAGCGTTTCCATTCCCGCTGCTGGGGCTGATTCACTTGAGCAATCGCATCCGCATCTTGCGCCCCATGGGCGGCGTGCACCGGGTGCGGGTCAGCGTGAAAGTGCAGAACCTGCAACCCCATGCCAAGGGTGCGACGTTCAATTTGGTGACGACGCTCGATGATCAGTTGGGGCCGCTGTGGGAGGCTGAAAGCCAGATGCTCTGTCGCGGCGTCAAACTGGAAGGCGAGCCTGTCGAGGAAGCGTTTGCATCAACGCTGTCACTGACCGAAGTGGCCCACTGGAAAGCGCCAGCGGACATTGGCCGCCGATACGCCAAGGTGTCCGGGGATTACAACCCGATCCACCTGAGTGCGATCAGCGCGAAGCTCTTTGGCTTTCCCAGCGCCATCGCCCATGGTCTATGGAACAAGGCCCGTACGCTGGCAGCCCTGACCGATCATTTACCAACGGCCAACGTCGAGATGGCGGTGCAGTTCAGAAAACCGGTGCGCCTTCCCAGTGAAGTGACGCTGATGTCCAGCGCGGCGGGGTCCAGCGGGGATTTTCAGTTGATGGGCGCGGGGGATCTGGAACACATGGTGGGGCAGTGGCGGCCGGTTGCCTGATGGTTCGGTCTGATCGTTCCCACGCTCTGCGTGGGAACGATCAGACCGTGGGGCGATGCCCCAGATGGAATACCTACACCGCAGATCAGGAACCGACCAAACCCCGAGGCTGCGGAAACAAATTATTCAACGTCTCCAACAACCGCACGTGATAAATCGGCTTGCGAAACAAGTCCAGCACCTGCAACCGCAACATATCACTCACATCCTCCATATCCGCATGCCCCGACGTCACAATCACCGGCAAATGCTGACGGGCCGTATGCTCACGCAACCGCTTGATCAACGACATGCCACTCTCCTCCGGCATCCGCAAATCAGTAATCACCAGCGCAATATCAGGATGACAAGTCAAATGATGAAGAGCGAGTTTGACCGACGTTGCGGTAAAACAAGTAAAGCCCTCGCCCTCCAGCAACTCGGCCAATTCCAGCAACGCATCCTCCTCATCATCGACCAGAAGAAGCTGTTGGCGAGGAATCGCTGGAGCGTTCATGGGTAACACCTGCAATGGACTAAGCCTTGACGTTAGAAGCCCTTTGCGGGATTGGCAAATGACTGCCTGTTGCCAGCCTTAAAATCAAAGCGCGGCGGAAATTGTGGTGAACATGTCGGTGACACTCGTGGCGATGGGTGTCGCAAATGCTGCCAGCGCAACGGCCACCATACCCGCAATAATCGCGTACTCGATACCCGAAGCACCTTCAGTCTCTTTGGCCAGACCTTTGTAAGAAACGATTTCGGATTTGATCTTCTGAACAACTTTAGTAAAGGACATGAGATGCCTCCTATGACAGCGGATGTTGCACAGCTGCAACATGATTCCCCTATGCCAGCATCAGCATTGTCGGCAAACCCCGCACCAACAACTGTAAGAACCTATTAATACTTAAGCAGTACCAAGTTCATTGACGTCACAAAACAGCGCTTTTGGCTTCAAGCCGTTACTTTTGTCAGATATTTCCCGCCCTGTAATGGCGTTTTGCTCTACCTGCGCTACGGTCAAATAGCGAAATAGTTCCATGTTCATCGCTGCCTGATTGCGAAGTCATCTCGTTAGCACTCTTGGGGGGCGTTACGCAGCAGGAAAGGGAGAGCCGTCATGAACAGTCGCGTCACCATGGGCCTGGCCGGGCTTTTTCTGGTAGGCGCCATCATTGCCGGTTACTGGGGGCTGGCGCTGAGTCGCCAACCGGTACCCGAATCCGTCGCGCAACCCGGCACATCATCGACCCCACTACTGGCGCCGGCGGACGACCCGACCCGCCAACCGGTGGTTGTGCTGCTGCGTGACATAGCACCGTTCGAACAAATCACCGCAGCCGATGTGACCGTGGAGAAACTCCGTACCGCTCCGGCCGGCAGCCTGTCCCGTCTTGATCAAGCCATTGGCCGAATGCCTTGGCGCACGCTGACTGCCGGCAGTTGGCTCAATGATGAAAGTTTCGAAACCGGCGGGGCGCTGGCACGAATGATCCGCCCCGATGAGCGCGCCCTCGCCGTGGCGGCGGATGATGTGATCAATGTCGGCGGTCAACTGAGCCCCGGCGACTATGTCGACGTCCTGCTGTTTCTGCGCATGGACACCAACAACCTCCAGCAATCGGCCCAGGTCGTGGTCCCGGCATTGCGGGTGCTGGGTGTCGGCGACCAGTTGGGGCTGATGAACGATGGCCAGCCTGCCAACCCGGCGCGCAGCAACGAAGAAAGACTCAAGCAGGAACAGCAGCGCGCCAGCGCCCGCACCGTTTTGCTCGCCGTCCCCGAACCTCTCTTGAGTCGCCTGATGCTCGCGGCGCAGGTCGGTGTTTTGCGCCTGGCCGTGCGCAGCGCCGAGGAAAAACGCCTGAACCAATACTGGGCCGGCAACCGTGATTCAAAGGCGAGCCTGGCCAGTGCCAATCGCGAACTGGTGCAGTTCAGTCAACTGGCCCTGGCCGGCACCCCCAAACCCGTAAGCGGCGGCGCGGCACCGCGCAAGACGGGCGTGGAAGTCATCCGCGGCAATGAAGTCACCCAACAAACGCCCTGAATCGAGCGAGGACGCTTCTCCATGCGCAGACGTTTCACGCAGTACTTGCTCGACAACGGCTGCTTCGATAAATGCAGCGGGTTATCGCAATGAGCCAGCCCCAGAACCTGAGTCAGACGTTCCTCGCGATCACGCGTAACAGCACCGACTTCGAGTGGCTGCAAGGTGCGCTTGCCCCTTTGGGCCGAGTGATCAGCGCCGGTGGCGGCAACCTCGATGAGCTCTTGACGCTGGTGGACGTGACCTTCGCCAGCCTGGTGTTCGTGGGCCTGGACCGTGAACATGTGGTGGCCCAGAGCGCGTTGATCGAGGGTGCCCTGGAGGCCAAACCGATGCTCGCGATCGTCGCTTTGGGCGATGGCATGGACAACCAACTCGTGCTCAATGCCATGCGTGCCGGCGCGCGGGATTTCGTCTCTTATGGCTCACGCTCCAGTGAAGTTGCCGGCCTGGTGCGCCGCCTGAGTAAACGCCTGCCGACCGTGGCGCCGAACCTGCAACAGAGTCAACAGGGAGGCCTGACCGTGCTTTACGGCGCGCAGAGCAATGCCGACGGCGCGTTGCTCGCCAACCACCTGGCGCACGTGGTGCAAAAGAGCGGCCAGCAGACACTGTTGCTGGATCTGGGCCTGCCGCGTGGCGACAGCCTTGCGTTGCTGGGGCTGGAGAGCTCGTTTCATTTCGGCGATGCGTTGCGCCATCTGAGGCGCCTCGACGCGACGCTGATCGACAGCGCCTTCACCACCTGTGACGCCGGGCTGCGAATCCTCGCCTACGCCAGCAACGACGAACCGCTGGAACAGACCAGTGCCGCCGAGCTGTACATGTTGCTCAGCGCCTTGCGTCAACATTTCCAGCACATCGTGGTGAACCTCACCGGCCAGTCGGACAGCGAAGCGTTGCGCACCTTCGTCAGCCATTGCGACAAGTTGCTGTGGTACACCGAT
This genomic stretch from Pseudomonas wuhanensis harbors:
- a CDS encoding PA4780 family RIO1-like protein kinase → MKTPKRIEPLIEDGLVDEVLRPLMSGKEAAVYVVRCGNELRCAKVYKEANKRSFRQAAEYQEGRKVRNSRQARAMAKGSKFGKKETEDAWQNAEVAALFRLAGAGVRVPKPYDFLEGVLLMELVADEYGDAAPRLNDVVLEPDQAREYHAFLISQIVLMLCTGLVHGDLSEFNVLLTPTGPVIIDLPQAVDAAGNNHAFNMLERDVGNMASYFGRFAPELKRTKYAKEMWALYEAGTLHPASVLTGEFDEPEELADVGGIMREIEAARLDEERKQAIRAADDAPPSKAEEPPPPWMQ
- a CDS encoding methyl-accepting chemotaxis protein; translated protein: MVATANEVARSCSQAAESADSGQRQAREGQQQIDAAVSSVDRLSQEIEQSAQSMQQLERDSNDIQSILGTIRSIAEQTNLLALNAAIEAARAGEQGRGFAVVADEVRALAKRTADSTAEIDGLLGNLAKRTSQVTQQMHASLEVSQQSVTRIGEARSSFGQIRESVDVIRDMNTQIATAAEEQHQVAEDINRHISQIHGDAQLVAELANSARLDSQSLAGLSNELDGLVRRFRT
- a CDS encoding AraC family transcriptional regulator, with product MPTNGQLSLERIIPTLTVLPRPLYARAESLNAGSWTPPHRHDWVQFSYAISGVLGVHTAEGSFFAPPQWGIWIPADLEHQVVTSMRAEMRSLYVRREDCQWADGRCRVLEVTPLARELIKRFCLLPVEYPQGDSQEARLVGVLLDQLASLPEVGFSLPLPRHERLLGLCNELIDSPERNATLQEWAERLGTSQKTLMRLFQRETGLSFRSWRQRMRLLSSLSLLEEGNSVTHAALSCGYDSTSAFIVAFKGLFGFTPGELFRQ
- a CDS encoding bile acid:sodium symporter family protein produces the protein MHAFKHLKRVVTDWFLCGMLLATLLAYFFPTFGATGGGMHAEYVINIGVFLVFFLHGVNLSSEQIRHGLKNWKLHVMVQTFTFAVFPLIWLLSDKLLGSHIPSLLMLGFLYLCALPSTISSSVALTGSAGGNVPAAILNASLSSVLGIFLTPLLVSFVVGSGAGGIDLGSTLLDLCAMLLLPLVLGQLLRPFLGKFFARHKRYTNIADKLVILLLVYSAFCNSMVSGMWQQQGNGVILTALMGSTILLAIILWMTTRTARALKFSPADEIAAVFCASKKSLAAGAPMAALIFGANPGLGLILLPIMIYHPLQLIVCSVMAEGYANRNRELAAQQRAAVLNPQ
- a CDS encoding acetyl-CoA C-acetyltransferase — its product is MTQLRRVAIIGGNRIPFARSNGPYATASNQAMFTAALEGLIERYNLHGVRMGEVAAGALLKYLRDYGLTRECVLGSRLSPTTPAYDVQQACGTGLEATLLVANKIALGQIECGIAGGVDTASDVPIGVNESLRKILLQANRARSTADKLKTFLQLRPRHLMPDFPSIGEPRTGLSMGQHCEMMAQTWSIPRDEQDQLTQESHQKLAASYAEGWHNDLMTPFLGLTRDNNLRPDLTLEKLASLKPAFEKSAKGTLTAGNSTPLTDGASVVLLGSEEWARERGLPILAYWRDGEAAAVDFVNGAEGLLMAPAYAVPRLLARNGLTLQDFDYYEIHEAFAAQVLCTLKAWEDPEFCKTRLGLEAPLGSIDRSRLNVKGSSLAAGHPFAATGARIVANLAKLLDAAGKGRGLISICAAGGQGVTAIIER
- a CDS encoding 3-oxoacyl-ACP reductase, whose product is MSDRYIDFANSSIGHRVVGALGLPSPVRLERWQAGRLRPIEGALLIGGGPLTEKVGSLANRLTDTIYSYGTDPTLATAWIPGHGQKLKAVVYDASDLVQVDQLKQLREFFQPLMKNLDHHAHLVILGRAPETLSDPFAASAQRALEGFSRSLAKELRSGGTLQLIYVGEGAEDQLEGPLRFFLSPKSAFISGQVIRLKACEAQVMDWSRPLSGRKALVTGAARGIGASIAETLARDGAEVILLDVPPAKSDLEALAARLGGRGITLDICAEDAAAQLIEHLPDGIDIVVHNAGITRDKTLANMTPEFWDAVLAVNLNAPQVLTKALLDSGTLRDNGRVILLASISGIAGNRGQTNYAASKAGLIGLAQAWAPLLSERGISINAVAPGFIETQMTAHLPFGVREAGRRLSSLGQGGLPQDVAEAVAWLAQPGTGAFTGQALRICGQSVLGA
- a CDS encoding MaoC family dehydratase, which encodes MTTNWQTLHSEPGLQTLYVKAAMRRKITGTTLPDLGYHCWVNVDPKRLEAYRKVCGFADNGLLPPTYPHILAFALQMQLLTAKAFPFPLLGLIHLSNRIRILRPMGGVHRVRVSVKVQNLQPHAKGATFNLVTTLDDQLGPLWEAESQMLCRGVKLEGEPVEEAFASTLSLTEVAHWKAPADIGRRYAKVSGDYNPIHLSAISAKLFGFPSAIAHGLWNKARTLAALTDHLPTANVEMAVQFRKPVRLPSEVTLMSSAAGSSGDFQLMGAGDLEHMVGQWRPVA
- a CDS encoding response regulator; translation: MNAPAIPRQQLLLVDDEEDALLELAELLEGEGFTCFTATSVKLALHHLTCHPDIALVITDLRMPEESGMSLIKRLREHTARQHLPVIVTSGHADMEDVSDMLRLQVLDLFRKPIYHVRLLETLNNLFPQPRGLVGS
- a CDS encoding Flp family type IVb pilin; amino-acid sequence: MSFTKVVQKIKSEIVSYKGLAKETEGASGIEYAIIAGMVAVALAAFATPIATSVTDMFTTISAAL
- the cpaB gene encoding Flp pilus assembly protein CpaB, with protein sequence MNSRVTMGLAGLFLVGAIIAGYWGLALSRQPVPESVAQPGTSSTPLLAPADDPTRQPVVVLLRDIAPFEQITAADVTVEKLRTAPAGSLSRLDQAIGRMPWRTLTAGSWLNDESFETGGALARMIRPDERALAVAADDVINVGGQLSPGDYVDVLLFLRMDTNNLQQSAQVVVPALRVLGVGDQLGLMNDGQPANPARSNEERLKQEQQRASARTVLLAVPEPLLSRLMLAAQVGVLRLAVRSAEEKRLNQYWAGNRDSKASLASANRELVQFSQLALAGTPKPVSGGAAPRKTGVEVIRGNEVTQQTP
- a CDS encoding AAA family ATPase, with protein sequence MSQPQNLSQTFLAITRNSTDFEWLQGALAPLGRVISAGGGNLDELLTLVDVTFASLVFVGLDREHVVAQSALIEGALEAKPMLAIVALGDGMDNQLVLNAMRAGARDFVSYGSRSSEVAGLVRRLSKRLPTVAPNLQQSQQGGLTVLYGAQSNADGALLANHLAHVVQKSGQQTLLLDLGLPRGDSLALLGLESSFHFGDALRHLRRLDATLIDSAFTTCDAGLRILAYASNDEPLEQTSAAELYMLLSALRQHFQHIVVNLTGQSDSEALRTFVSHCDKLLWYTDQNVLDCRRNLEVLGRWREKGLKLDHARLLVDRYLRNVAPDSDTLSKSFGMEVMAVLAYSPEVRLNAKNQGVSLFELAPRENLTQSLRALGERLAKRSEDLDKPKAGWFDRLRGAQ